The proteins below are encoded in one region of Polynucleobacter sp. AP-Elch-400A-B2:
- a CDS encoding porin — MKKSLLAVAAIGAFASAAQAQSSVTVYGILDVGFVGTHYNGTAAGPNTATTGNTNAAVPGGAPNVNASSAGFGQSAESTSRLGFKGKEDLGGGLNAIFTVETAIDPDGKANAFQFNRQTFAGLSKNGLGSTTIGTQYTPIFDVMATTDAAGMNNLAGNAVYATNVQSSTGTYNTGLGGFASTTATASTGGPISINANSGAYVTRVSNALKVQSERIGGLQGQAFYAQSNNSQSGTTGGISGANNNTMFGFNADYVWNKLNVVAAYQSFRAQQGTLANAAGSSNTSGLILANGTAGLFGNNASDAQTYAAATYDFGIVKTYAQYITRKVFSTADSNFQTQRAAYQLGAKSFITPTISVYATYGLGKSSYAQAGTAYANFRTMQVGTDYYLSKRTNLYVAYGSFNQSSPNSAAVPTISSLSGMNYATGIRHTF; from the coding sequence ATGAAAAAATCGCTATTAGCAGTTGCAGCAATCGGCGCATTTGCGTCAGCAGCTCAAGCTCAGTCCTCAGTAACCGTATACGGTATCTTGGACGTTGGTTTTGTTGGTACGCATTACAACGGTACTGCTGCAGGACCTAACACTGCAACTACCGGTAACACTAACGCAGCTGTCCCTGGCGGCGCTCCTAACGTAAATGCTAGTTCAGCTGGTTTTGGCCAGTCTGCTGAATCTACAAGCCGTTTAGGTTTCAAAGGTAAAGAAGATTTGGGCGGTGGCTTGAATGCAATCTTTACTGTTGAGACAGCAATTGATCCAGATGGCAAGGCAAACGCATTCCAATTTAACCGTCAAACATTTGCTGGCTTAAGCAAAAATGGTTTAGGTTCAACAACAATTGGTACACAGTACACACCAATTTTTGATGTAATGGCAACAACTGATGCTGCTGGTATGAACAACTTGGCAGGTAATGCTGTATATGCTACAAACGTTCAATCATCTACTGGTACATATAACACTGGTTTAGGTGGATTTGCGTCTACTACAGCTACTGCATCTACAGGCGGTCCTATCAGCATTAATGCAAACAGCGGTGCATATGTAACACGTGTATCAAATGCGTTGAAGGTGCAATCTGAGCGTATTGGCGGTCTGCAAGGTCAGGCTTTCTATGCACAGTCAAACAATAGCCAATCAGGTACCACTGGTGGTATTTCTGGTGCAAACAACAACACTATGTTTGGCTTTAATGCTGACTACGTATGGAATAAGTTAAACGTTGTAGCTGCTTACCAATCTTTCAGAGCGCAACAAGGTACATTAGCAAATGCTGCTGGTTCTTCAAACACTAGCGGCTTAATTTTAGCTAACGGAACAGCAGGTCTTTTTGGCAATAACGCTAGTGATGCACAGACATATGCTGCTGCAACATATGACTTTGGTATCGTCAAAACTTATGCTCAGTACATCACACGTAAAGTTTTCTCAACTGCTGATAGCAACTTCCAAACTCAACGTGCTGCTTATCAGCTAGGTGCTAAGAGCTTCATCACACCAACTATCTCTGTATATGCAACATACGGTTTGGGTAAATCAAGCTATGCGCAAGCAGGCACAGCTTATGCCAACTTCCGCACAATGCAAGTTGGTACTGATTACTACCTCAGCAAGCGTACAAACTTGTACGTAGCTTATGGTTCATTTAATCAGTCAAGCCCTAACTCAGCAGCTGTTCCTACCATTTCAAGCTTGTCAGGTATGAACTACGCTACTGGTATCCGTCACACTTTCTAA
- a CDS encoding phage integrase SAM-like domain-containing protein, with protein MKCIYNPPPNDHLAANDEFMCGSKHSLNLSPIQSSQVTQWPKVGFEWASPPLNKPPQLVLFDEVADKALQREISKHVQGEITLQTLGMFKSRLRAKLLPYFRGCLINKIGYEQIAEFVNYLHQAKIRPVTIKQYLGLLKRILTLALEQELIYKIPLFPKMKAKSIPRGSFTCNEYRQILRASRGLCDPNTLVSKNHRVTAGGAYKVRDTVPVEMTWLIQFMVNSFIRPVDIKLIKHKHVESVSGINTYLRLNLPKTKGHSGQIVTLSSAKYVYDRLKCYQVSRGYGNSEDFLFLPEAKDRQGAIQLITTHFRKILKSANATLGQEGQNRTLYSLRHTAITFRLLYGRGIDLLTLARNARTSVEMIERFYSSNLTAEMNIEMLQSKRTTRSLK; from the coding sequence ATGAAATGTATTTATAACCCCCCCCCAAATGATCATCTAGCTGCAAATGATGAATTTATGTGTGGCTCTAAGCACAGCCTTAATCTCTCGCCCATTCAATCTAGTCAGGTTACTCAGTGGCCTAAAGTAGGATTTGAATGGGCCTCACCGCCGTTAAATAAACCCCCTCAGCTGGTGTTATTTGATGAAGTTGCAGATAAGGCGCTTCAGAGAGAAATCTCTAAGCATGTCCAAGGAGAGATCACCCTACAAACCCTAGGTATGTTTAAGAGTCGACTTAGAGCTAAGTTGCTTCCTTACTTTCGTGGGTGCTTAATTAATAAAATTGGGTATGAGCAGATAGCTGAATTTGTAAATTACCTGCATCAGGCCAAGATTAGGCCTGTAACCATTAAGCAGTATTTGGGCTTACTCAAGCGAATCTTAACCCTAGCCTTAGAACAGGAGTTAATTTATAAAATCCCACTGTTTCCTAAAATGAAGGCAAAAAGCATTCCAAGGGGAAGTTTTACATGCAACGAATATAGGCAAATACTGAGAGCTAGTAGAGGCTTATGTGACCCCAATACCCTTGTCTCAAAAAATCACAGAGTAACTGCAGGCGGTGCATATAAAGTACGCGATACAGTTCCTGTAGAGATGACATGGTTAATACAGTTCATGGTGAACTCATTTATTAGACCTGTGGATATAAAGCTAATTAAACATAAACATGTGGAATCGGTCTCGGGAATTAATACTTATTTGCGGCTGAACTTGCCAAAAACAAAGGGGCACTCAGGGCAGATTGTTACCTTGAGTTCTGCAAAATATGTCTATGACCGTTTGAAGTGTTACCAGGTCTCTAGGGGATATGGCAATTCCGAGGACTTCTTATTTTTGCCGGAGGCTAAGGATCGGCAGGGCGCTATTCAGCTGATTACAACCCATTTCAGAAAAATACTTAAAAGTGCTAATGCAACATTAGGGCAAGAGGGTCAGAATCGAACCTTGTACAGCCTGAGACACACCGCCATTACTTTTAGACTGCTTTATGGTAGGGGCATTGATTTGCTTACGCTTGCAAGAAATGCCCGAACATCAGTAGAAATGATTGAAAGATTTTATTCATCCAACTTAACAGCTGAGATGAATATAGAAATGCTCCAATCCAAGAGAACAACACGTTCACTAAAGTGA
- a CDS encoding porin has translation MKKSLLAVAAIGAFASAAQAQSSVTVYGILDVGFVGSHYNGTSAGTVNAANVGTGIAGSPSVNASSAGFGQSAESTSRIGFKGSEDLGGGLAAIFTVETALSPNQAASAFAFNRQTFAGLSKSGLGKATLGTQYTPIFDVMATTDAAGMNNLTGNAVYTGNLQSSTGTYNDGVTAYTSSGSAPTSFNAPSGAYVTRASNALKLQSDRMAGVQVQAFYAQANQSQTNAAYNGGNNNNTAFGVNADYVWNKLNVVAAYQSFRAINGTAAIPTSGFKAPGGTAADFGTNGSNNSTYAAATYDFGIVKGYAQYITNKAFAAVDNNFGTSRTAYQLGAKSFITPTISLYATYGLGKSSYAQAGSAYANFRTMQVGSDYYLSKRTNLYVAYGAFNQSSPNSAAVSTVSSLSGMNYATGIRHTF, from the coding sequence ATGAAAAAATCGCTATTAGCAGTTGCAGCAATCGGCGCATTTGCGTCAGCAGCTCAAGCTCAGTCCTCAGTAACCGTATACGGTATCTTGGACGTTGGTTTTGTTGGTTCACATTACAACGGTACTTCTGCTGGTACAGTTAACGCCGCTAACGTTGGTACAGGTATAGCTGGATCCCCATCAGTAAACGCTAGCTCAGCTGGTTTTGGTCAGTCTGCCGAATCCACAAGCCGTATTGGCTTTAAAGGCTCTGAAGATTTAGGTGGCGGTTTAGCTGCAATCTTTACTGTTGAGACAGCACTTAGCCCAAATCAAGCGGCTTCTGCTTTCGCATTTAACCGTCAAACATTTGCTGGTTTAAGCAAGTCTGGTTTGGGTAAGGCAACACTAGGTACTCAGTACACACCAATTTTTGATGTAATGGCTACTACAGATGCTGCTGGCATGAACAACTTGACAGGTAACGCTGTTTACACAGGTAACTTGCAATCTTCTACCGGCACTTACAACGATGGCGTTACTGCTTACACAAGTTCAGGTTCTGCTCCAACAAGTTTCAACGCACCAAGCGGCGCATATGTAACACGCGCTTCAAATGCATTGAAGCTCCAGTCTGATCGTATGGCTGGTGTGCAAGTTCAAGCGTTCTATGCACAAGCTAACCAAAGCCAAACTAATGCAGCTTACAACGGCGGCAACAATAACAATACAGCTTTTGGTGTTAATGCTGATTACGTTTGGAACAAGTTAAACGTTGTGGCTGCTTACCAGTCTTTTAGAGCAATCAACGGTACTGCTGCAATTCCTACTTCTGGCTTCAAAGCACCTGGCGGTACTGCGGCGGACTTTGGTACTAACGGTAGCAACAACTCAACCTATGCTGCTGCAACATATGACTTTGGCATCGTTAAGGGTTACGCTCAGTACATTACAAACAAAGCGTTCGCAGCTGTCGACAACAACTTCGGAACTTCACGTACTGCATATCAGTTAGGTGCTAAGAGCTTCATCACACCAACTATCTCTCTATATGCAACATACGGTTTGGGTAAATCAAGCTATGCGCAAGCTGGTTCAGCTTACGCTAACTTCCGTACAATGCAGGTTGGTTCTGATTACTACTTGAGCAAGCGTACAAATTTGTACGTAGCATACGGTGCATTTAACCAGTCAAGCCCTAACTCAGCAGCTGTTTCAACAGTTTCTAGCTTGTCAGGTATGAACTACGCTACTGGTATCCGTCACACTTTCTAA
- the mscL gene encoding large conductance mechanosensitive channel protein MscL, which yields MSVLKEFRDFAVKGNVIDLAVGVIIGGAFGKIVDSLVNDIVMPVISTLLGGHIDFTNLFVILGHVPEGVPRTFDALKKAGVPIFAYGNFITISINFILLAFVIFQMVKIINKVRIMDAPPAPATPEDIALLREIRDSLKK from the coding sequence ATGAGCGTTTTAAAGGAATTTCGGGACTTTGCCGTCAAGGGAAATGTCATCGACCTAGCAGTGGGTGTCATCATTGGCGGCGCCTTCGGGAAAATCGTCGACTCCCTGGTAAATGACATTGTTATGCCGGTGATTTCTACCCTTTTGGGGGGTCATATTGACTTTACTAACCTTTTTGTCATTCTGGGACACGTTCCAGAGGGTGTACCTAGAACATTTGATGCCTTAAAAAAGGCTGGGGTACCGATTTTTGCCTATGGCAACTTCATCACCATCTCAATAAATTTCATCCTCCTGGCCTTTGTGATTTTCCAGATGGTAAAAATCATCAATAAAGTGCGGATCATGGATGCGCCGCCAGCGCCAGCAACGCCTGAAGACATTGCCCTACTTAGAGAAATTAGGGATAGTCTGAAGAAATAA
- the petA gene encoding ubiquinol-cytochrome c reductase iron-sulfur subunit produces the protein MSDKPSMDKDRRKWLIATSAVGGVGAAAALYPFVDSFEPSERAKAAGAAVEIDISGMKPDEMRMAEWRGKPVWVVRRTPEQLAELSKIDGELADPDSLRNPAQYTPEYAQNQWRSIKPEYFVVVGICTHLGCSPSAKFEAGAQPSLPSSWPGGYLCPCHGSTFDMAGRVYKNKPAPDNLEVPPHMYLSDTKILVGEDKKA, from the coding sequence ATGAGTGACAAGCCCAGTATGGATAAGGATCGTCGTAAATGGTTGATCGCTACGTCAGCGGTCGGCGGTGTTGGTGCAGCTGCAGCCCTTTACCCTTTTGTGGATAGTTTTGAGCCTTCTGAGCGCGCTAAGGCCGCTGGAGCTGCTGTTGAGATTGATATTTCTGGCATGAAGCCAGATGAGATGAGAATGGCAGAATGGCGCGGTAAGCCGGTATGGGTTGTGCGTCGCACACCAGAGCAGCTTGCTGAATTATCTAAAATTGATGGTGAATTAGCCGATCCAGATTCTCTGCGTAATCCAGCGCAATACACACCCGAATACGCACAAAACCAATGGCGCTCAATTAAGCCTGAGTACTTTGTTGTAGTGGGTATTTGTACTCATTTGGGCTGTTCACCATCTGCTAAGTTTGAAGCTGGTGCGCAACCATCCTTGCCAAGTAGCTGGCCAGGAGGCTATTTATGTCCATGTCATGGCTCTACATTTGATATGGCCGGCCGTGTATACAAAAACAAACCAGCTCCAGATAACCTTGAAGTGCCGCCACATATGTATTTGAGCGATACCAAGATTCTGGTTGGCGAAGATAAGAAGGCCTAA
- a CDS encoding cytochrome bc complex cytochrome b subunit: MAFQEKVVPADASAAQKVMAWVDSRLPVTEAFKRHMSEYYAPKNLNFFYIFGALAIVVLAIQIITGIFLVMNYKPDAAKAFESVEYIMREVPFGWLIRYMHSTGASMFFVVVYMHMFRGLIYGSYRKPRELIWIFGCAIFLCLMGEAFFGYLLPWGQMSYWGAQVIVNLFSAIPLIGPDLSLWLRGDYVVGDATLNRFFAFHVIAIPLVLIGLVAAHILALHEVGSNNPDGVEIKNTLDANGHPVDGIPFHPFYSVHDVMYLGGFLIIFASIVFFAPEMGGYFLEANNFIPANPFVTPSHIAPVWYFTPFYSMLRATTTNFLLPLWIFLAVILGMFALKSKDINIKGVCVAIAVVLAAGFYALDAKFWGVVIMGGSVVILFFLPWLDHSPVKSIRYRPQFHKYIYGIFVVTFAILGYLGIEAPSPVYEKISQICTIYYLGFFLAMPFWSKLGTFKPVPTRVTFESH, translated from the coding sequence ATGGCATTTCAAGAAAAAGTAGTTCCAGCGGATGCATCCGCTGCTCAGAAGGTGATGGCTTGGGTTGACTCAAGGCTACCTGTGACCGAGGCTTTCAAGCGTCACATGAGCGAGTACTACGCCCCTAAAAACCTCAATTTCTTCTACATTTTTGGCGCTCTCGCCATCGTTGTTTTGGCTATTCAGATCATTACCGGGATTTTCTTGGTGATGAACTACAAGCCAGATGCTGCGAAGGCATTTGAGTCTGTTGAATACATCATGCGCGAAGTGCCGTTTGGGTGGTTGATTCGTTATATGCATTCCACTGGCGCCTCAATGTTCTTTGTGGTGGTCTACATGCACATGTTCCGTGGTTTGATTTACGGCTCCTATCGCAAACCGCGTGAACTGATTTGGATTTTTGGTTGCGCTATTTTCTTGTGCTTGATGGGTGAGGCGTTCTTCGGATACTTGCTCCCATGGGGTCAAATGTCTTACTGGGGTGCTCAGGTTATTGTGAACTTGTTCTCCGCTATCCCATTGATTGGTCCAGACCTCTCCTTATGGTTGCGTGGTGACTATGTAGTTGGCGATGCAACTTTGAATCGCTTCTTTGCATTTCACGTCATCGCCATTCCATTGGTATTGATCGGTTTGGTTGCCGCACATATTCTGGCTTTGCATGAAGTGGGCTCGAATAATCCTGATGGCGTAGAAATTAAAAATACGCTGGATGCTAATGGCCATCCTGTTGATGGCATCCCATTCCATCCTTTTTACAGTGTTCATGATGTGATGTATTTGGGTGGTTTCTTGATTATTTTTGCTTCGATTGTGTTCTTTGCGCCAGAGATGGGCGGCTATTTCTTAGAAGCGAATAACTTTATTCCAGCAAACCCATTTGTAACTCCATCGCATATCGCACCAGTTTGGTATTTCACGCCGTTCTATTCAATGTTGCGTGCCACTACAACCAACTTCCTCCTACCTTTGTGGATTTTCTTGGCAGTGATTCTTGGGATGTTTGCCCTTAAGTCAAAAGACATTAATATCAAAGGCGTTTGCGTAGCTATCGCTGTGGTTTTGGCTGCTGGCTTTTATGCGCTTGATGCGAAGTTTTGGGGTGTTGTGATCATGGGTGGTTCAGTAGTGATCCTGTTCTTCTTGCCATGGTTAGATCACTCCCCAGTGAAATCCATTCGCTATCGCCCACAGTTCCATAAATATATTTACGGCATCTTTGTTGTGACTTTTGCGATTTTGGGTTACCTGGGTATTGAGGCACCATCACCCGTGTACGAAAAGATTTCTCAGATTTGCACTATTTATTATCTGGGCTTTTTCTTGGCAATGCCGTTCTGGAGCAAGCTTGGTACATTCAAGCCAGTTCCAACACGCGTTACTTTTGAGTCCCATTAA
- a CDS encoding cytochrome c1, whose translation MKRILQNLMGICQATALVAALGFGLNANANEGGYPLDTAPSRVSNNASLQNGAKIFVNYCLNCHAAVSMRYNRLRDIGLSDQQIKDNLILTDAKVGDLMTISMTPKEGKAYFGKTPPDLSVEARARGTDWLYTYFRTFYKDDATQTGWNNLVYPNVGMPHVLWQLQGERAAKFEDRPDPHDASRVEKKFVGFEQLTPGIMKSQEYDDNIADLVAFLSWMAEPVQLERKRLGVIVLIFLAIFTLLAWRLNKAYWKDIH comes from the coding sequence ATGAAACGAATTCTGCAAAATTTGATGGGCATCTGCCAGGCAACTGCTTTAGTTGCGGCACTTGGTTTTGGCTTAAATGCAAATGCGAACGAGGGTGGCTATCCCCTGGATACTGCGCCCAGCCGCGTAAGTAACAATGCCTCCTTGCAAAATGGTGCCAAGATATTTGTGAACTATTGCTTGAATTGTCATGCGGCAGTAAGCATGCGTTACAACCGTTTACGTGATATCGGCTTGAGCGACCAACAGATCAAAGACAATTTGATCTTGACGGATGCGAAAGTTGGCGATCTGATGACGATCTCTATGACACCTAAAGAAGGTAAAGCTTACTTTGGTAAGACTCCACCAGATTTATCTGTTGAGGCTCGTGCGCGCGGTACTGACTGGCTCTACACCTACTTCCGTACTTTTTACAAAGATGACGCCACACAAACTGGTTGGAATAACTTGGTGTATCCAAACGTAGGGATGCCACATGTTTTATGGCAACTACAAGGCGAACGTGCTGCAAAGTTTGAGGATCGCCCAGATCCACACGATGCAAGTCGTGTTGAGAAAAAGTTCGTTGGATTTGAGCAATTAACTCCCGGAATAATGAAGTCACAGGAATACGATGACAACATTGCTGACTTAGTAGCATTCTTATCCTGGATGGCTGAGCCAGTTCAGCTAGAGCGTAAGCGTCTTGGAGTTATCGTACTGATCTTCTTGGCAATTTTTACTCTATTGGCTTGGCGTTTGAACAAGGCTTATTGGAAAGACATTCACTAA